Proteins from a genomic interval of Bombus affinis isolate iyBomAffi1 chromosome 16, iyBomAffi1.2, whole genome shotgun sequence:
- the LOC126925792 gene encoding toll-interacting protein-like → MNSVNLQITVRETERRSDLYEEWKRRAFLGPLPQGFLRLEERNAQQQQEAADQQAALALHQLQMQNMPTMHEPHVGRLSITIVQAKLVKNYGMTRMDPYVRLRVGHAVYETHTCSNGAKNPHWNKVIQCYLPPGVTQIYVEVYDECSFVMDELIAWGHIDIPSKVLQKGEMHEDWYMLSGKQGDNQEGMINLVFSYTTKCHPYVSAPPIMMVPSSTMLGMTQYAPVNVYTAPPTAAVPPIIPSSMPDAEVVLKQISEMFPNVDKEVIKSVYDANNGKKDVTINSLLQMCE, encoded by the exons ATGAATTCAGTAAACCTCCAAATAACTGTTAGGGAAACCGAAAGGCGATCAGATTTGTACGAAGAGTGGAAAAGACGG GCTTTTCTAGGCCCACTCCCACAAGGATTTCTTAGATTGGAAGAACGCAATGCTCAACAACAGCAAGAAGCTGCAGATCAGCAGGCTGCACTTGCTCTTCACCAGCTACAAATGCAGAACATGCCAACAATGCATGAACCTCATGTCGGTAGACTTAGTATTACAATTGTTCAG GCTAAGCTTGTAAAAAACTATGGGATGACAAGAATGGATCCTTATGTGAGATTAAGAGTAGGCCATGCTGTATATGAAACACACACATGTTCAAACGGTGCAAAAAATCCACACTGGAACAAAGTTATTCAATG ttaCTTGCCACCAGGAGTCACACAAATATATGTAGAAGTTTATGATGAATGTTCGTTTGTAATGGATGAATTAATTGCATGGGGTCACATAGATATTCCATCAAAGGTCCTCCAGAAAGGGGAGATGCACGAAGATTGGTACATGCTTAGTGGAAAGCAAGGAGACAATCAAGAAGGAATGATAAATTTAGTTTTTAGTTATACG ACTAAGTGTCATCCATACGTGAGTGCACCTCCAATTATGATGGTTCCTTCTTCAACAATGCTTGGCATGACACAGTATGCACCAGTAAATGTCTACACAGCACCTCCTACAGCTGCAGTACCGCCTATTATTCCCAGTTCTATGCCAGATGCTGAAGTTGTATTAAAACAG ATTTCAGAGATGTTCCCAAATGTGGATAAAGAGGTAATTAAATCAGTTTATGATGCAAATAATGGAAAGAAAGATGTAACTATAAATTCATTACTCCAAATGTGTGAATAA